The genomic region TGCAGGCCTTTCTAGCTCCAAGCCTATCCTTATTCCTATGCTCTCCTCTCTCAAATTGATTTCTGACGGGTCTGAATCATATGAAAACCCAACTCTCTATAGATCTCTTGTTGGAGGGTTGCAATATGCAACCTTAACTCATCCAGAAATATCCTTCTCTGTGAATCACGTTAGTCAGTTCATGAAAAATCCCAAGCAACATCACTGGTCAGCCTTGAAAAGGATCATCCGTTATCTTTCAGGTACGTATCATCATGGATTATGTTTTCAAAAATCTACTGATCTTCGTGTTCTTGTCTTTGCGGATGCAGATTGGGCGAGTGACATTGAAGATCACAGGTCCACCAGTGGATATTGCGTCTTTCTTGGCTATAATCCGGTGTTTTGGTGTAGTCGTAAGCAAACGGCAGTGAGTCGGTCATCTATAGAAGCCGAATTTAGATGCCTTGCGGATGTTGGAGCTGAAATATTATGGGTTCTTAAGTTGCTACAAGAACTTGGGATTCCTCAACCTATTGCACCCACTGTGTATTGTGACAACCTCAGTGCTGTGATGTTTTCTGCCAATCCGATTCTTCATAGTCGAAGCAAGCATTTTGAGGTCGATTTGCATTTTGTTCAAGATCGGGTGTTTAAAGGGCAATTACGTGTGATTCATATCCCAGTTGATTCTCAAATTGCTGATGTGCTCACTAAACCACTATCCACTGCCTCCTTTGAGAAGTTTAAGAACAAACTCAGAGTGGTTCCTCAACCCACTATGAGTTTGAGGGGAGGCTGTAAAGAACCATCATGCATCAGTAACTGAAATAACTAATTCCTAATTCTTGTGATGGTTCTTGATGTACTATTAGAGTGTAAATTGACTATTTCCACTCTTAGAATCTCTGTTATAGTATATATTTGTGAAAGAAACATTACTGGTACACTAAGTTTTAAAGTCTTTTTTGCTGCACAAAATAATAGTCCTCTATTTCCTCTGCATAATTCATTTTTCATTGAAGAACCAACTTTCCACACTTTTAAAACGACAGAAAAAATAATTTATCTgatgaaaataattttcaaaaacttctagaataataaaaaatgattGACAACGAAAGTATTTGATTTGAAATTCGATAATGACCAATTTAAATGTTAACTCATAAATGCATTAgatattttttttgttggttatAAATATATGagattaattttgatatactgacagtgtaaaatattttacaattaaatttatttttttggataACAATTCATGCGGTTAATATGaaagatagttatttttattgatatgaCGTTATGTAATTGGATATACGTGTAAAACAATTTTTTTCTGATAATGCATCAAAATCAAATTCTAAAATTAatggttttttttaaaaaaattatgcatAAGCTTTTGTGCGCTACTCTCTCATAGTACCTTTTTGTTCTAAATGATTTTGATTTACTCACAAGTTATACAAAATTTAATCNNNNNNNNNNNNNNNNNNNNNNNNNNNNNNNNNNNNNNNNNNNNNNNNNNNNNNNNNNNNNNNNNNNNNNNNNNNNNNNNNNNNNNNNNNNNNNNNNNNNNNNNNNNNNNNNNNNNNNNNNNNNNNNNNNNNNNNNNNNNNNNNNNNNNNNNNNNNNNNNNNNNNNNNNNNNNNNNNNNNNNNNNNNNNNNNNNNNNNNNNNNNNNNNNNNNNNNNNNNNNNNNNNNNNNNNNNNNNNNNNNNNNNNNNNNNNNNNNNNNNNNNNNNNNNNNNNNNNNNNNNNNNNNNNNNNNNNNNNNNNNNNNNNNNNNNNNNNNNNNNNNNNNNNNNNNNNNNNNNNNNNNNNNNNNNNNNNNNNNNNNNNNNNNNNNNNNNNNNNNNNNNNNNNNNNNNNNNNNNNNNNNNNNNNNNNNNNNNNNNNNNNNNNNNNNNNNNNNNNNNNNNNNNNNNNNNNNNNNNNNNNNNNNNNNNNNNNNNNNNNNNNNNNNNNNNNNNNNNNNNNNNNNNNNNNNNNNNNNNNNNNNNNNNNNNNNNNNNNNNNNNNATTAAcagttcatcaaaattaaattctaaatataTTAGATATTAATAATATATAGAAATCAAGTTAATTTAGTTCACGGATAAAGTTATTAGTACAAATAGATTTTAGATAGGATCAACACTCTACTGTTACCCTCTTAATTAGCAACTATTATTCAATGTTCACACTTTTATCTCTTTTATATAGATGGTTTTAGTTTAAAGATTCTTTTTCAAGATGTTTAAATCCACTTTAAGAAAAGAAAGTGAAATATAGTATTTAAGTTGCATTTGCAACACATTATTATTGTGTGATGGTCTTTAATTAGTTTTGTTATTTTGTTGTCCATTCACGAAAACAATAACTTAATTATTTCGATATGAACAAGTGGCTAATGTATCTAATGAACACGGATAGATAGAAGTAGTTTTATTTGTATAGATACCCATTTAATTTACACATTTCTGCCATGTTTTAACTTCTTCATGTGTATTTAAGTTtatgaaattttaataataaaagatcCTGCGCTTCTAattctttatttttactttaaattTCTGTTGTACTTATTCTTCattattttctttatctttttcactGGTTTGGTTTCATTCTGCATCttgttacttttttttaaaaatgttttgACACTACTATATAGGATTTGAAAAATGTTTACTTTCAAAAATGTTATTTCCCACAAATAAGGGTCCATTATTTAGCAAATTAACGTAATATCAGGGTAAATCACGTATATAAATAAAACCAATAGTAATATTATACATTTGTCCTGCATcattttttactatatttctatCTTCTTTTACTCTGTGTAAATCATTGTGAACTACAACGATTTATTAGTGAGATAAAAGGACTACATAAATCGTTTTAAGCCAAAACATTTTATTATTAGACAAACGTTTTTATAAATCGCTCTAAGTTAGAGTGATTTATTAGAGAAGAAACGCTTATATACACGCAAAACTATTTACCACATACGAGACAGacgaaagatttttttaaatgTA from Arachis ipaensis cultivar K30076 chromosome B02, Araip1.1, whole genome shotgun sequence harbors:
- the LOC110269212 gene encoding uncharacterized protein LOC110269212; translation: MLGTGELHISQSKYILDLLRRAGLSSSKPILIPMLSSLKLISDGSESYENPTLYRSLVGGLQYATLTHPEISFSVNHVSQFMKNPKQHHWSALKRIIRYLSGTYHHGLCFQKSTDLRVLVFADADWASDIEDHRSTSGYCVFLGYNPVFWCSRKQTAVSRSSIEAEFRCLADVGAEILWVLKLLQELGIPQPIAPTVYCDNLSAVMFSANPILHSRSKHFEVDLHFVQDRVFKGQLRVIHIPVDSQIADVLTKPLSTASFEKFKNKLRVVPQPTMSLRGGCKEPSCISN